A stretch of Chloroflexota bacterium DNA encodes these proteins:
- the aroB gene encoding 3-dehydroquinate synthase: MNIILYGPPGAGKSTVGKELAARLDRYFVDSDQLIEKRAGRNIPQIFLQLGEAEFRRLESAVCAELAARTNMIIAVGGGALLNPNNRAALERSGPVICLRAEPNELLVRTASTTRPLLNGDNPAEQLAALLKSRRLLYDSFPTQYDTTGKSVAQAAEDIVALIAPQTLQVNAPGLEHKILLGYGLLESLPAILEEHGLTGPTLLVTDENIARHLPITTRSGQLPFTTLPAGEQHKTLDTVRQLYDSFLEGGLDRSGTVVAVGGGVLGDMAGFAAATFMRGLRWVNAPTTLLAMVDASLGGKTGVDLPQGKNLVGAFHPPSLVITDPLALNTLPEAERISGLAEVIKHGIIGDPALFESLEASTAFGNLAQLRRAIEVKVRVVEADPFEKGERAKLNLGHTIGHGVESASGYRLRHGEAVAIGLAAETWIAEQMGLAERGLAERVANTLKHAGLPTRAPGLDPASTRAAMSNDKKKAGGALKFALPKRLGEVAFGVEVDEALLLEALKAATKE, encoded by the coding sequence GTGAATATCATCCTCTACGGCCCGCCCGGCGCCGGCAAGAGCACCGTTGGCAAAGAACTGGCGGCGCGGCTCGATCGCTATTTTGTTGACAGCGACCAGTTGATTGAGAAGCGGGCCGGGAGAAACATCCCCCAAATTTTTTTGCAGTTGGGCGAGGCTGAATTTCGCCGCCTCGAGTCGGCGGTGTGCGCCGAACTGGCCGCGCGGACGAACATGATCATCGCCGTCGGCGGCGGCGCTCTGCTCAACCCGAACAACCGCGCCGCGCTTGAGCGCAGTGGCCCGGTGATCTGCCTGCGGGCCGAGCCGAACGAACTGCTGGTGCGAACCGCCAGCACCACCCGCCCTTTGCTGAACGGCGACAACCCGGCGGAACAACTGGCCGCCCTGCTCAAGTCGCGCCGCCTGCTGTACGACTCCTTCCCGACGCAGTACGACACGACCGGCAAGAGCGTGGCCCAGGCCGCCGAGGACATCGTGGCGCTGATCGCGCCGCAGACGCTTCAAGTCAACGCCCCTGGCCTGGAACACAAAATTCTGCTCGGCTATGGTCTGCTCGAATCGCTCCCGGCCATTCTCGAAGAACACGGCCTCACCGGCCCGACCCTCCTCGTCACCGACGAAAACATTGCCCGCCACCTGCCAATAACCACGCGAAGCGGCCAATTACCTTTTACCACTTTGCCCGCCGGCGAACAACACAAAACCCTCGACACGGTTCGCCAACTCTATGACTCGTTTTTGGAGGGCGGCCTCGACCGGAGTGGAACCGTCGTGGCCGTGGGCGGCGGGGTGCTTGGCGACATGGCCGGATTCGCCGCCGCCACCTTCATGCGCGGCCTGCGCTGGGTGAACGCGCCGACGACTTTGCTGGCGATGGTGGACGCCAGCCTCGGCGGCAAAACCGGAGTCGATCTGCCGCAAGGCAAGAATCTGGTCGGGGCCTTTCATCCGCCGTCGCTCGTCATCACTGATCCACTGGCTCTCAACACTTTACCCGAAGCCGAACGCATCTCCGGCCTGGCCGAAGTGATCAAGCACGGAATCATCGGCGACCCGGCGCTGTTTGAATCGCTTGAGGCCTCAACCGCTTTTGGCAATCTTGCTCAACTCCGGCGAGCGATTGAGGTAAAGGTTCGAGTCGTGGAAGCCGACCCGTTTGAGAAGGGCGAGCGGGCCAAACTGAATCTGGGCCACACCATCGGCCACGGAGTGGAGTCGGCGTCGGGCTACCGGCTGAGGCACGGCGAGGCGGTCGCCATCGGGCTGGCGGCTGAAACTTGGATCGCGGAGCAGATGGGGCTGGCCGAGCGCGGACTGGCCGAGCGAGTCGCCAACACCCTCAAACACGCCGGTCTGCCGACTCGCGCTCCCGGCCTTGATCCGGCCTCGACCCGGGCCGCGATGAGCAACGACAAGAAGAAGGCGGGCGGGGCGCTCAAGTTTGCTTTACCCAAACGCCTGGGCGAGGTTGCCTTTGGCGTTGAGGTGGACGAGGCCCTGTTGCTGGAGGCGTTGAAGGCGGCGACGAAGGAGTGA